In the genome of Deinococcus seoulensis, one region contains:
- a CDS encoding acyl-CoA thioesterase — MKLRIPDADVLWDSLLPQRRHELTLHVHEHDLDDLHHVNNTVYLAWCEQVAREHALRLGMGTDALSALGAVPVARQHIITYHRPAMLGDLVRVRTALTLHAGVRSVRAYALDRVNPGDPEGGVRLAECQTEWVWVDPHSGRPKRAPETVSARFGFSDAVLGR; from the coding sequence TTGAAACTCCGCATTCCCGACGCGGACGTCCTGTGGGACAGCCTGCTGCCCCAGCGCCGCCACGAACTGACCCTGCACGTCCACGAGCATGACCTCGACGACCTGCACCACGTGAACAACACCGTGTACCTCGCGTGGTGCGAGCAGGTGGCCCGCGAGCACGCCCTGCGCCTGGGCATGGGCACCGACGCCCTGAGCGCCCTGGGCGCCGTGCCGGTCGCGCGCCAGCACATCATCACGTACCACCGCCCGGCCATGCTGGGCGACCTCGTGCGGGTCCGCACGGCCCTGACCCTGCACGCCGGGGTGCGCAGCGTCCGCGCCTACGCCCTGGACCGCGTGAACCCCGGCGACCCGGAAGGCGGCGTGCGCCTCGCCGAATGCCAGACCGAGTGGGTATGGGTGGACCCCCACTCGGGCCGGCCCAAACGCGCGCCGGAAACCGTGAGCGCCCGCTTCGGCTTCAGCGACGCCGTCCTGGGCCGCTGA
- a CDS encoding 4a-hydroxytetrahydrobiopterin dehydratase has protein sequence MAYDPRMNYDPARKLTDGDVQDLKPDGWYGDDGKLFREFEFGTYQQGVDFATRVAAQAEERGHHPDLHIYFRKVRVNFFTHDAGGVTQADIDGAHAVDTLLPAPAQAGQD, from the coding sequence ATGGCCTACGATCCCCGCATGAACTACGACCCCGCCCGCAAACTGACGGACGGGGACGTGCAGGACCTGAAACCCGACGGCTGGTACGGCGACGACGGCAAACTGTTCCGCGAATTCGAGTTCGGCACGTACCAGCAGGGCGTGGACTTCGCCACGCGGGTCGCCGCGCAGGCCGAGGAACGCGGCCACCACCCGGACCTGCACATCTACTTCCGCAAGGTGCGCGTCAACTTCTTCACGCATGACGCGGGCGGCGTCACCCAGGCCGACATCGACGGCGCGCACGCCGTGGACACCCTGCTGCCCGCCCCGGCGCAGGCAGGCCAGGATTGA
- the mutS gene encoding DNA mismatch repair protein MutS has protein sequence MRAQNVLKGTGSGALPPMLEQYVRMRDEVAAQLPHALLLFQVGDFYETFGEDAERTARLLGLALTHKSSRDFSTPMAGIPLRALDGHVERLLSAGVCVAVADQVEEPGSGLVERKVTQLLTPGTVTEERHLGADENYLAAVATGDGYALALLDVSTGEFRCAAFHTRLALYDELSRWRAREVLLAPELSGNAALLADFQARFPVMLSPATFDEDAAHSELLTVLGEVSPELASAALRRACGAVLGYARVTQQGRLDMVRRVVRFEPGAHMRLPDAAVRALELFTAQSPQGRTLTDTLGHTRTAGGRRRLRAWLRAPLLDELSIRARLDSVEALTRAPDLRGAARSLLYRAHDLERLAARVATRRATPREVASLARTLDLLPEAAGLLDGQGGLLGSVRTRLTGLPDVVTRIRAALVDEPPIRAGDGGLIRDGFHAELDALRGEAIGHRAWLAELEVSERARTGIPSLKVGFNGVFGYYLEVTGAHLGKVPADYRQIATLKDRARFTRPDLREREREIARLDAASERLELEVFTGLRDSLAEHAEALSEAAGALSELDVLAALAEMAALGGWVRPATTPGHTHLTQARHPVVEGSLGGRFVPNDARLGEDRRTLLLTGPNMAGKSTYLRTVALCALLHQIGSFVPADRAELPVYDAIHTRIGASDDLAGGRSTFMVEMSELAAILHGATPRSLVILDEIGRGTSTLDGLAIAQAALEHLHAAGAHTLFATHYFELTRLETDLPGLINLHVAAEEDAAGSGGLTFYHQVVPGAARQSYGVEVARLAGLPGAVTTRAARLLGALSVQGDDTRLRRELATLDLGRLTPMQALETLHRWQRELGAGAEVLT, from the coding sequence ATGCGGGCTCAGAACGTCCTGAAGGGAACCGGGTCGGGAGCACTCCCGCCCATGCTGGAACAGTACGTGCGGATGCGCGACGAGGTGGCCGCGCAGCTGCCGCACGCGCTGCTGCTGTTTCAGGTCGGTGATTTCTACGAGACCTTCGGCGAGGACGCCGAGCGCACCGCCCGCCTGCTGGGGCTGGCCCTGACGCACAAGAGCAGCCGGGACTTCAGTACGCCCATGGCGGGCATTCCGCTGCGCGCGCTGGACGGGCACGTGGAGCGGCTGCTCTCGGCGGGCGTGTGCGTGGCGGTCGCCGATCAGGTCGAGGAACCCGGCAGCGGGCTGGTGGAGCGCAAGGTCACGCAGCTGCTCACGCCGGGCACCGTGACCGAGGAGCGGCACCTGGGCGCGGACGAGAATTACCTCGCGGCGGTCGCCACCGGGGACGGGTACGCGCTGGCGCTGCTGGACGTGTCAACGGGCGAGTTCCGCTGCGCGGCGTTCCACACGCGCCTGGCGCTGTACGACGAGCTGTCGCGCTGGCGGGCGCGGGAGGTGCTGCTGGCGCCGGAACTGTCGGGGAACGCGGCGCTGCTCGCGGACTTCCAGGCGCGGTTTCCCGTGATGCTCTCGCCCGCCACCTTCGACGAGGACGCCGCGCACTCCGAACTGCTGACCGTGCTGGGCGAGGTGTCGCCGGAACTGGCGTCGGCGGCGCTGCGCCGGGCCTGCGGGGCAGTCCTGGGCTACGCGCGGGTCACGCAGCAGGGGCGGCTGGACATGGTGCGGCGCGTGGTGCGCTTCGAGCCGGGCGCGCACATGCGCCTGCCGGACGCGGCCGTGCGGGCGCTGGAGCTGTTCACGGCGCAGTCCCCGCAGGGCCGCACCCTGACCGACACGCTGGGCCACACCCGCACGGCCGGTGGGCGGCGGCGGTTGCGGGCGTGGCTGCGCGCCCCGCTGCTGGACGAACTGAGCATCCGCGCGCGACTGGACAGCGTGGAAGCCCTGACCCGCGCGCCGGACCTGCGCGGCGCCGCCCGGTCCCTGCTGTACCGCGCGCACGACCTGGAACGGCTCGCGGCGCGCGTGGCGACCCGCCGGGCCACGCCGCGCGAGGTGGCGTCCCTGGCCCGCACGCTGGACCTGCTGCCCGAGGCGGCCGGGCTGCTGGACGGGCAGGGCGGCCTGCTGGGCAGCGTCCGCACGCGCCTGACGGGCCTGCCGGACGTCGTGACCCGCATCCGCGCCGCCCTGGTGGACGAGCCGCCCATCCGCGCGGGCGACGGCGGCCTGATCCGCGACGGCTTCCACGCCGAACTGGACGCCCTGCGCGGCGAGGCCATCGGGCACCGCGCGTGGCTGGCGGAACTGGAAGTCAGCGAACGCGCCCGCACCGGCATCCCCAGCCTCAAGGTCGGGTTCAACGGCGTGTTCGGCTACTACCTGGAGGTGACGGGCGCGCACCTGGGCAAGGTCCCGGCCGACTACCGGCAGATCGCCACGCTGAAGGACCGCGCGCGCTTCACCCGCCCGGATCTGCGGGAACGCGAACGCGAGATCGCCCGCCTGGACGCCGCCAGCGAACGCCTGGAACTGGAGGTGTTCACGGGACTGCGCGACTCGCTGGCCGAACACGCCGAGGCGCTGTCCGAGGCGGCCGGGGCGCTGAGCGAACTGGACGTGCTGGCCGCCCTGGCCGAGATGGCCGCCCTGGGCGGCTGGGTGCGCCCCGCCACCACGCCCGGCCACACGCACCTGACCCAGGCCCGGCACCCGGTCGTGGAGGGCAGCCTGGGCGGCCGCTTCGTCCCGAACGACGCGCGGCTCGGCGAGGACCGCCGCACGCTGCTGCTGACCGGCCCGAACATGGCCGGGAAAAGCACGTACCTGCGCACCGTCGCCCTGTGCGCCCTGCTGCACCAGATCGGGTCGTTCGTGCCCGCCGACCGGGCCGAACTGCCGGTCTACGACGCCATCCACACCCGCATCGGCGCCAGCGACGACCTCGCCGGGGGCCGCTCGACGTTCATGGTCGAGATGAGCGAACTCGCCGCGATCCTGCACGGCGCCACCCCCCGCAGCCTCGTGATTCTCGACGAGATCGGGCGCGGCACCAGCACCCTCGACGGCCTCGCCATCGCGCAGGCCGCGCTGGAACACCTGCACGCGGCGGGCGCGCACACGCTGTTCGCCACGCACTACTTCGAACTCACCCGCCTGGAAACCGACCTGCCGGGCCTGATCAACCTGCACGTGGCGGCAGAAGAGGATGCGGCGGGCAGCGGCGGCCTGACCTTCTACCATCAGGTCGTGCCCGGCGCCGCCCGACAGAGCTACGGCGTGGAAGTCGCGCGGCTGGCCGGACTGCCCGGGGCGGTCACCACCCGCGCCGCGAGGCTGCTGGGCGCCCTGAGCGTGCAGGGCGACGACACCCGCCTCAGGCGCGAACTCGCCACGCTGGACCTCGGCCGCCTGACGCCCATGCAGGCCCTGGAAACCCTGCACCGCTGGCAACGCGAACTGGGCGCGGGCGCAGAAGTCCTTACATGA